From the genome of Acidaminococcus sp.:
TGACGTGAGTAGGAATATGGTGATTGACACGATCCATCAGCCAGTCAACCGCCTCTTGCATGGAAAAAGGCGTAACCGGTACCCCTAAGATATCTATCGTCGTTTTTTCCTTCAAGACTATCCCCTCCCCTTCTGTTTCATTAAATTGCTTTGGCTTCGGACGGAACTTCCGTGAAGTTGATGCCCGGGTTCCGTTCCAGGATCCAGTTCAGGTTCCATTCGTTGGAAACAAGAATAACAGGGCGTTCCTTCTTATCAAACACGAGCATGCCATTATCCAGCCCTTTGATATTTAAAATATCTTCCGCTTTGTCAGCATAGACCCAGCGGGCTACTGTGTACGGGAGCTGATCCATAATGAGCTGTGCGTTGTATTCATTCTTCAGGCGGTACTCCAGCACTTCCAGCTGCAGCACACCAACGACGCCGACAATGAAGCTTTCCATACCGACATTGCGCTGATGGAAGACCTGGATGGCACCTTCCTGGGCGAGCTGTACAATCCCCTTTTCAAACTGCTTTCGTTTCAGGGAATCTTTCGGCTGCACCTTAGCGAAGATTTCCGGCGGGAAAATCGGGAAGTCTTCAAACTGAATCTTATTTTTTGCCGTGCAGAGGGTGTCACCGATGGTAAAGATGCCGGGATCAAAAATACCGATGATATCCCCCGGATAAGCCTCTTCCACGGCTGTCCTCTCCTGCGCCATGAACTGCTGCGGCTGGGCCAGCTTGACCATATTGCCGCCCTGGACGTGATAGACGCTCATGCCTTTTTCAAATTTGCCGGAGCAGATTCTCATGAAGGAAATGCGGTCTCTGTGCGCCGGGTTCATGTTTGCCTGAATCTTGAAGATAAAAGCACTGAAATCTTCATCATCGGGATGGACCAAGCCGCCGTCCTTGAGTTTTCTGGGCTGCGGTGCAGGAGAAAGTTCAAGAAATTTTTCCAGGAACGGACGTACGCCAAAGTTCGTCATGGCGGAGCCAAAGAACATTGGCGTCAATTCACCTGCATCGACACGGGCAAGGTCAAATTCATCTCCCGCAAGGTCGAGAAGTTCAATATCATCAAGCAGATTCTTGTAGTTTTCTTCTCCGATGGCTTCCTTGATGGCAGGATCATTTAAATCGCCTGTCGTTGATTTAAGAATTTTGGAGCCATGACTATTGTCGTTATCAAAAAGCTCGACCTGTTTTTTCAGGCGGTCGTACACACCGATATAATGACCATCTGTTCCGATTGGCCAGTTGATAGGATAAGCGTTGATATGCAGGACCTTTTCGATTTCATCCATCAGATCCATAGGAGCCCGGCCGTAGCGATCCAATTTGTTGACGAACGTAAAAATCGGCAGCTTTCTCCGGTGGCAGACCCAGAACAACTTCTTGGTCTGCGGTTCCACGCCCTTTGCTGCATCAATCAGCATGACAGCGCTGTCAGCGGCAATCAGCGTACGGTACGTATCTTCACTGAAGTCCTGGTGGCCCGGCGTGTCCAGAATATTGACGCGGTACCCGTTGTAGTCGAATTGCAGCACACTGGAGGTGACAGAAATACCTCTCTGCTTTTCGATTTCCATCCAGTCGGATACGGCATGACGATTTGCTTTTCTGGATTTTACGGAACCAGCCAGATGAATTGCGCCTCCATAGAGAAGCAGCTTTTCAGTCAAAGTAGTTTTACCAGCATCAGGGTGAGAAATAATTGCAAAAGTCCGGCGTTTTGCAATCTTATCTTGTAATTCGGACATCGGTGTGGAGCCTCCTGTTAACATGCATGCAAATTAGTCAAATACAGCTCTATTATACCAGTAGTTATGGCATAAAAAAACGCCACAAAGCTTAAACTTTGTGGCGCTTGTTCTCTAAATGGTCGGAGCGGCGAGATTCGAACTCACGACCTCTTCCACCCCAAGGAAGCGCGCTACCAAACTGCGCTACGCCCCGAACACGTCTTCTAGTATACAACAGCGGCATAAAGAAGTCAAGTAAAATTTAGGTGTATCCGGGGCACTGAACGGCAATCAATCCTTACGTGCGCTGCCTTAACTATTCGATTTTTAAAGGTACCTTTGAATGCTTTCCCTCAATCAGCCGTCCGCAGCCCGCCTGTGGAGGAAAAATGACCAAGGCATTTTTCTACGAACTTATAATAATAAAACCTGAAATTCAGATTAGCTGCTAAATTTCAGGTTTTTATTATTTTATTTGAATCAAAAGCTTTGCCAAATTGCTGCAGACGAGGCCAAAAGCCAAAGGAGCTTTTTTATTTTTTCAAAGCCCCTTAAAGAACCTTAGCCCCTTCTCTATCGATGTCCAGATAGTGAACGTGTGCTTCGATACTGCGCTTTTCGAAAGGAGCCAGTAAAGCTTTCCCAATTTTATCACGGTCGGCTTCCATGGGTGCATACGCAAGGAGCGTGGAACCGGATCCGGAAATGATTGCCTGATAGGCTCCGGCTTTTACGGCTCCCGTCAATGCTTCCTTACAGCCCGGAATAAGCGGCATCCGGTACGGCGTGTGGAGCTTATCAAGCAGTGCTTCCTGCAGGCATTCATAATGCCCCGTAAGCAGAGCAGCAACGAGAAGAGCCGCACGGGAAGAAGAAAAGACGGCATCCTTATGAGCAATCGTATGAGGAATCGCAGCCCGTGCCTTCGCCGTCGAAACACGCACTTCCGGAACAAGGGCGATGAGCTGCAGCGGCTTTGCCACGTCGACTTTCAGACTGTGCACTTTGCCGTCGGCAAGAATACTGACAGTGAGTCCGCCCAGAATGGCAGGTGCTACATTATCCGGGTGCCCTTCAATTTCCGTAGCACGCGTAACGAGTTCCTGCGGGGAAAGAGGCGAGCCGGCCATCTGGTTAGCCGCAGCAAGACCTGCTACGACGGCGGTAGAACTGCTGCCCAGCCCTCTGGATACGGGTACTTCAATATGGCTGAAAATGCGCAGCCCCGTTTCCGGCATATGGAGCTCTTCCCACAGGCGGTAGAATGACTGTGCAGCCAGATTCCGGCGCCCTTTTGGCAGGGTATCGGCTCCCCTGCCCTCTCCGCTTGTTTCTACCCCTTCCGGAATACGTTCAAACGTAAAAGTGTTGTAGAGTGTGCAGGCAAGGCCCAGACAATCAAAACCGGGACCGCAGTTAGCGGAAGTAGCCGGTACTCGAATCGTTACTTTCTGCATTTAAATCAATGTCTCCTTTGTCAGTCCGTAAGAGTAGAATCTTCTACGCGGATAATATTACTGATGCGGCTTACGCAAGATTCCTTGTCGAGTTCATCTGCAGCCAGTTTCATATCATATTCGGATACACTTCTTGTGATAACAACGATTTCTGCCATCGTCCCGATAGAACGTTTCTGCACAACCGTTTTCAAGCTTACGCCGTGATTGCCGAAAGCTCCAGCGATTTTGGCAAGTACACCGGGAACATCTTCAGCGAGAAGACGCACATAGTAAGGAGAAGTAACTTCTTTTTCATCCGCCAGATGTGCTACTTCATAGCAGGTGCAGCCAACACGGCCGGTGCAGCCCTGACGGATGTTTCTCGAAATCTCAATGATATCACCGCAGGCAGCACTTGCTGTCGGGAAACGGCCGGCACCGCGGCCGAAGAACATAGCCTCACCAATGGGCTTCCCTTCAATGTAGACAGCGTTAAACACGTCGTTGATCGAAGCCAGCGGGTGATCTTTAGGCAGCATTGTCGGATGGACGCCGACGCTGATTTTCTTATCGCTGTACTGCTTGGCAATGCCCAGCAGCTTGAGCACATAGCCCAGTTCCTCCGCGTATTCAATATCACGCAGAGAAATTTTTTCGATTCCTTCGATGGAAACATCTTTCAGCCCGATTCGGGAGTTGAAAGCGATGGAAGAAAGAATGGCAATCTTACGGGCGGCGTCAAAACCACCGATATCTGCAGTAGGATCGGATTCTGCGTAGCCCTTCTCCTGGGCTTCTTTCAGCACTTCGGCAAAATCCATATGTTCGGCCGACATTTTCGTCAGCATATAGTTTGTGGTGCCGTTGACAATACCCATGATCAGGGAAATCCGGTTACTTGCAAGGGATTCCTTGAGCGGACGAATAATCGGAATACCGCCGGCTACCGCGGCTTCAAACAGGAAATCGACATGTTTATCAGCAGCCAGTTCAAAAAGCTCTTTTCCATGTTCCGCTACCACATCCTTATTGGCGGTAACCACGTTTTTGCCGGCTTTAAGAGCTGCTTCCATGTACTCGAGAGCCGGGTGCTCGCGTCCCATGAGTTCTACGACAATGTCAATATCAGGGTCATTGATGATAGCATCAATGTTATCCACTGTCGAAAGTGAAGGATCAAGAGCGCTTACTTTTTCCGGATGACGAGCCAGAACGTTTTTGATGCGGATAGGGCAGCCCACACGTTCCGTGATGATATCTTGATTCTCTTTCAGGACCAGGATGACACCACCGCCTACAGTACCGCAGCCTAACAAGCCAATGTTAATTTGATTTTTCACAGGACCACACCTCTCCTTATCTTGTAATAAAAATAAAACAGTTCACCTTTATACAGCAGCATTGCTCACTAAGCTCACTTCATCATTGTTATGATGTTGCGAATATTTCTGGGATACAGGAGTATAATGGCAGCCATATAAAGATGAACTGTTATATAAATGAATTTGAAAAGATGAAATTAATCAACCTGGCCAAGTACGTCCAGACGCTTTACACCTTCGATCAGACGAACTTTGTCAAGCAGGGCTTCCATATCAATGGTCAAAAACTTTGTTTCGACAGAAATGGTTGTGTTCGCGACGCCCTGAAGAGGCACTCCCTGGTTGATTGTAATAACACTGCCGCCATCGGCAGCAATCGTGTTCAGTACGCTGGAAAGAACACCGGGTTTATGCTCCAGCAGCAAAGAGATGGTAATGACCTTCTCACGGCTGGCATCATAAAACGGAAAGACATAGTCCTTATACTTATAATAAGCACTTCTGCTCAATCCGACTTTTGCCACAGCTTCATTCACAGTTTTTAACTTACCGCGTTTGAGAATTTCCTTCACCATAATCGTCTTTTTGATTGCTTCCGGAAGGATCTCTTCTCTGACTAAATAAAATTCTGATTTTTTCTCATTTGCCATGTAGCATCTATCCTCTTTCAACGAATATTTATCCTCTCTGAGAGGACATTATAACATACTTACCGTTATAAATCTACTCTTTCTTTCCTTTTCTATTCATAGAGTCGTGAATTGCCTCACGAATACTCTTTCCTTCGTACAACACCTGCCATAGTTGGTAAAGGAGCGGCATTTCAACATGATATTTTTTGGATAATTCCATAACTACCTTGGAAGCATCGATGCCTTCGATAACCATCTTTGTCCCACTGAGCACTTCTTCCAGCTTTTTACCAGAGGCAAGAGCCACGCCGGCAGAATGATTCCGACTCAGGGGACTGCTGCAGGTGGCAATCAGGTCGCCGACACCGGCCAGACCAAAGAAAGTTTCCCGCTGCGCTCCCATAGCAACACCTAATCGGGTAATTTCCGCAAGGCCGCGCGTAATGAGTCCGGCCTGACAATTCTCCCCCATTCCAATGCCTGCCATCATTCCGCTCATGAGCGCATAGCAGTTCTTGACGGATCCGCCAAGCTGTACACCGATAAGGTCGGAAGAAGTATAGGGCCGGAAATAGGAATTAATCAAGGCATCCTGCAAAGTTACGGCAGCGGAAGCGTCCTTGCAGGCAATGACCGTAGCTGCCGGCTGTCTGTCAGCAATTTCCCGTGCCAGATTCGGACCGCTGAGAGCTGCGATTGCCTTCGCTTTGGGAAATACACTGCTTAAGACATCCGTCATGAGCCTGTGGCTTTTCATATCAAAGCCCTTGGTACAGCTCAAAATGATCTTATCCCGGGCATCCGTATACGCACTGAGCGCTTCTGCCACATTTTTCATTCCTTTGGAAGGCACAACAAAAACGAGCACTGAGGCTCGTTTCGCTGCCAGTTCCAAATCACTTGTGACTGTTACGGAAGGAGGTAATATCATATCCGGAAGATAATCCGCATTACGCCGGGATTTCTGGATTTCCGCTGCTTTCTCAGGATTTCTTGCCCACAGCACAACGGTATGACCGTTATCGGCAAGAGTACGGGACAGTACGGTCCCCCAACTGCCGGCACCAATTACTGAAATCTCCATATGATGCTCCTTTATTTTTTCTTTTTGAAACTTAAATGCCCTTCCTTAATTTTACTTTCGGTTCCGTTTTTGAGTCGGACCATATTATCATAGTGACGAATAATAACGATAGCCGCCATTATCGCCGTAAAGCCAACCAGCCAGCTGTCATAATCGCGGTACCATGCTGCAATCGGCGCAAGGAACGCTGCAATTACGGAGCTTAGGGAGACATAACGGGTCACAAAGACCGTTGCCATCCAGACTGTCAGGCAAAAAATCGAAACATCCGGCATGAAGTAAAGCAGCACACCCAAACCGGTGGCTACACCCCTGCCGCCTTTAAAATGCAGGAAAAGGGAATAACTGTGACCAAGAATAGCGGCTGCAGCACAGAAAAGCTGAACCCGTACATCCTGGGAAACAAAGTGATCCGTGAGATACAGGGCAATCATTCCTTTGCCAATATCCCCCAGAAGGACAAAAGACGCCATCCGGGCACCGACGGTGCGGAAAACATTCGTCGTCCCGATATTATGGCTGCCGTAATCCCGGATATCAATTCCGCATACGGCCTTTACAAAGACGAGGCCGCAAGGAATTGAGCCGAGTACGTAACCGATCAGGATTGCGAGTACTATGTCCATCTTTGCTCAGCCTCCTTTGTATGACTCATCAAGAAGTTATGCTTCATCCTCATTCTTGCCGCGCACAATCAGATTGATAGGCGTGCCCTGGAAACCAAAGGCATCACGCAGCTTATTTTCCAGATAACGCTGATAAGAGAAATGCATGATTTCAGGTTCATTGCAGAAAATCACGAATGTCGGCGGTTTCACCTTCACCTGGGTCGCATACAGGATTTTCAGGTGCTTGCCCTTTTCCATAGGAGGCTGGTTCATCGCCACGGCATCCGTAATCACTTGATTCAATACGGACGTGGAAATTCTCATGGCATTGGACTCTGCCGCGTCCTTTATAAGTTCGGGCAGGCGGGAAATACGCTGCTGTGTCAATGCGGAAACGAAGACGACATTGGCATAAGGCATGAAAATCAGTTCCCTATGGATCATCTCCGTAAATTTCACGGTAGAGTTATTATCTTTATCGTAAAGATCCCACTTATTGACGACAATGACAATACCCTTGCCTGCTTCATGTGCATAACCGGCAATTTTTTTATCCTGTTCGGTAATGCCTTCCACGGCATTCAGAACCATCAGGACTACGTCAGAGCGATCGACAGCACGCAGCGTACGGATAATGCTGTACTTTTCAATCGGTTCATCAATCTTGCCCTTGCGGCGCATACCGGCCGTATCTATAAACAGGTAAGTCTGCCCGTCTTTGACAACGGGTACGTCAATAGCATCACGGGTCGTACCTGCCACATCGCTGACGATGGAACGGGCCTGACCGCAGATGTCATTGAAGATGGAAGATTTCCCTACATTCGGGCGCCCGATAATGGCGACCTTGATTACATCATCATCGTCGTCGTCATCATCGTCGTCTTCTTTCGGGAAGTTATCAACGATTGCGTCGAGGAGGTCACCAAGATTCAGACGGTTGGCTGCAGAAATCATAAAGGGTTCCCCGATGCCCAGGTTATAGAATTCATACGCCTGTAATTCCTGGGTCTGGGTATCAGCCTTGTTGACGGCAAGTACCACGGGTTTACGGGAACGGCGCAGTAAATTGGCCACTTCCTGGTCTTCGGTGGTGACTCCCGTGCGGGCATCGCAGACAAAAAGAATGACATCGGCTTCTTCTATAGCAATCTTTGCCTGTTCCCGGATGGAAACGGCAATAGAGTCAGTATTTTGGATTTCAATTCCGCCGGTATCGACCATCGTAAACTTGCGGTCGAGCCATTCGGCATCCGCATAGAGACGGTCACGCGTTACGCCCGGAGTATCTTCTACGATAGAAATCCGGCTGTCGGCAAATATATTAAATAGTGTAGACTTGCCGACGTTAGGTCTGCCGACAATTGCAACTATGGGTTTGCTCATTTAAAATTCCTCTTTCAGTGCCTGTGCTGCACTTTTACTTCATAAATTTTCCAGGGAGCGAATCGCATCCGCCGTATCACCCGTGAAATAATAACGGACTTTACGGAGTTCGGAAGCATTCCGGCATCCCAGAAGTACATAAAAATCCTTGATAGCTTCTAAATCACGCAGGATCATGTCAGCCGCAGCTTCGACGCCCTGCTGTAAAACCATACGGAGTACATTCCCTGCCATGGCTGCTGCATTGGCTCCCAGGACCTGAGATTTTACGACATCAAGTCCCGACCGGATACCACCGGAAGCGATGACACCGCCCTGCCATCCTGTCTGGGAAACTACTTCCCTCAGGGAAAGCACAGTGGGAATTCCCCATGTATTCAGTTCTGCATTACCATCCTGGTAACGACAATGTTCGATTGCAGGAAAATTGGTTCCCCCTGCCCCACCTACGTCGAGAAGGGAAACACCGCAGTCCAGCAGCTGCTTTGCTTGTTCTTTTGCCATTCCGCAGCCTGTTTCCTTGACGATGACAGGTATTCCGGCATGGCGGCATATTGCTTCAATATGCCGGAGGCAGGAAGTAAAATCCCGGTCTCCCTCTTCCATAGCAAGTTCCTGCGCGGCATTCAAATGAATCTGCAGCGCACAGGCCCCTATCATCTCAACAGCCCGCTTCGCGTCTTCCACAGACGCAAAAGCACTCAGGTTCGCAAAAACCATACCATTGGGATTGACTTTACGGACAACGGTAAAAGTATCCGCATTCTTCCCCTCACGCACGGAACCATACTGGGAGCCGACAGCCATCGCGCTATGCGTGACAGCTGCCGTTTCTGCCAGCTTTTGATTGATTTCCTTGACGCTCGAGGCCCCTCCCGTAATGGCATTGATGATAATCGGGTGCTGCAGTACCCCGATTCCCGGGAGTGTGACGGACACATCAACCTGGCTGCGATCAATGCCCGGAAGACAGTTATGCATCAAATGAACATCAGAAAAGCCGGAAGCGCAAGGTCCATCGTCAATGTGCATAGCGTACTTGATGTGGTCTAACTTACGGCTTTCCCGTCTTTTCATGGTGTTACTCCTCTGCGTTTATTTTGTTTCGACTTCAGCCAGCTTGTCACCGATACCCTGGGACAGCGTGCCTTTCTTGCCAAGATATTGTTTCATTTCAGCCTTTTCAGCATCTTCCTTAGCCTTGGTGATGCTGAGGGCAATCTTCTTGTTTTCGGTATCGATACGCAGTACCTTAACCTTGACTTCCTGACCAGCTTCCAGAACATCTTCCGGCTTTTCAATGCGCTGCGGAGCAATTTCGGAGATATGGATCATACCTTCGTTCTTGTCGTTCAGTTTTACAATAGCGCCGAACGGAAGGAAGCGAACAACTGTACCGGTTACGATATCGCCCACATGCAGGGTCTTAGCAGCAGTCTGCCAAGGATCTTCCTGCAGTTGTTTGATGGAGAGGCTGATACGGCCCTTTTCCTGATCCAGGCCTTTGATATATACCTTAACGGTATCGCCAACCTTATAGAGGTCAGCCGGCTTTACGCTGCGGTCCCAGGAGATTTCGGAGATGTGAACCAGACCTTGTACGTAAGGTGCGATTTCTACAAACATACCGAAGTCTACAATGCTTCTGATCGTGCCGTCGACAACGTCGCCTTCATGGAAGGTTTCAAAAGCCTTGGCCAGAGCTTCCTTGCGGGCTTCTTCACGACGAGCTCTTTCTTCTCTGTAAGCCTGGTTCTTGGCAGCTCTTTCTTCTCTCAGAACGTTTCTGCGGGAGAAGACCAGACGCTTCTTTTCAGGGTTGATTTCAAGCAGGGAAACCTGCAGTTCCTTGCCTTCATATTCCTTGACATCATCCACGTGTCTCAGATCCAGATGAGAAGCAGGGATGAAACCGGTTACATCGTTATAGGAAACAGTCAGGCCGCCCTTAACAGCGCGCAGGCCCTTGACCGTAACGACTTTCTTTTCGTCTTCGAATTCTTTCGGCAGTTCCTGCCAAACTTTGTCAGCTTCCGCTCTGGTCTTGGACAGTACAACAAGACCATCCTGGTTTTCGCTGGCGATGACCTTTAAGGTAACTTTATCATCTTTCTGTACTGTGGGAGCGACGGTATCCTTGGTACCACCCTGAACCCATTGGTCAAAAGCCACAGATCCTTCGCTCTGATAACCGAAGTCTACAACAACTTCGTCATTGGTTACGTCGACGACTGTGCCTTCCACAATCATACCAATGTGCAATTTCATGCTTTCATGTTCATTCAACAAGCTTTCCATCGTTTCCATAGCAACAATAGCCTCCTCAATAATTTCCTGCGGTGTCGATGCACCAGCAGTGATGCCAATTTTTGTAGCTCCGGCAAGCATTGACGCGGTAATCTCACTGGCATCCTGTAAAAGATAAGAACGGGAATTGACAGTACTTGCAATGTCCCATAAGTGACGGGTATTCGCGCTGTTCTTTCCACCGAAAACGAAGAACGCGTCTGTCCGTCCGGCCAGCTGCCGGGCAGCCGCCTGTCTCTCAGCAGTAGCCGTACAAATGGTCCTGCTCACTTTGTAATCGCCGGGACGTCTTTCCTGAGACATCCGAAGCAGAAGGTTAAACTTCTCTGCCTCAAAAGTCGTCTGGCTGACTACCCCATACTTATCTCTTTCAGGAAGAGATTCCAGGTCATCTTCGTTTTCAATGACCACAGAGTCCTTACCTGCCCAAGCCTTGATACTTTGCACCTCAGGATGACGCTTTTCCCCAACAATAATCACAAAACGGCCCTCTTGAGCCAGTTCCGCAGCCGTTTTCTGTGCTTTCCGCACGTGTGGGCATGTGGCGTCAATGACATTCAATCCACGGCGTTTGGCCTCTTCGTATACTTCCGGCCCGACACCATGGGAACGAAAAATTACCGTATCACCGGATGAGAATTCATCCAGCGTTGTCTTACATTGTACACCTTGTTGTTTTAATGAATTTACAACACGGGGATTATGAACTAATTCACCCAGAGTGGCAATACTAGTATTATATCCTTTTGCTTGCAAATGTGCAATGTCCACTGCCCTTTTTACACCATAACAAAATCCGCAGGGATCTGCCACATAAATCTTCATTTTCATCACGCATCCTTATGCGCTTCGATTAAAAGGCCGATTTCCCGCATCAGCTCTTCTGAAAGCGCCTCAGTTTCTTTTTTATTGCCCGATTCATCGTGTACGGAAATCGGTTTGCCGAAAATTACTTTGATGTGCGGCCAGAAAGATTTACGGGCTTTTAAATTGCTGCCCATGATGGCCGTCGGCACGACAAGTGCTTTTCCTTTGATGGCAATGGCCATGGCGCCGGGTTCGGCCTTGTCAAGCTTTCCCGTCGTGACGCGGTGTCCTTCCGGGAAAATGCCGAGCACCTGTTTATTCTTCAGAATCGTCAGCGCCTTGCGGATGGCCTGTGTATCTGCCTTGCCGCGATGCACTGGAAAGGCATACAGGGAAGCATAGACCTTTCCCATGAAGGAATCAAACAGTTCGGATTTGGCCATGAAATGAATCGTGCGGGTTGCCGCGGTCCCGACCATAGGGGGATCGAGATTGCTCACATGGTTGCAGGCAATGACAACAGGTCCTTCCTTAGGAATATTTTCTTTGCCGTACACGTCCAAACGAAAGAGAATCCGGAAAAGTACGGAAAAAACTACTTTTACAAATTGGTACCACATACGCCGTTCCTTTCTGCCAAAGCCACAATTTTGGCGGTTACTTCATCAATGGAAAGCGTGGTCGAATCGACCAAAACAGCGTCGTCCGCCTTGCGCAGCGGCGCAATTTCGCGTGTTTCGTCAAGATGATCGCGCTCGGCAATACGCTTTTTGAGATCTTCCAGATCGACATCTTCGCCTTTCTCTTTCAGTTCAAGATAACGGCGGTGAGCTCGTTCTTCTACGGAAGCGGTCAGAAAAACTTTTAATTCCGCATGCGGGAAGACAACCGTCCCGATATCGCGCCCGTCCATGACGACGCCGCCCATGGAGCCGATTTTGCGCTGCAGGGCTACCATGGCTTTGCGGACCCCGCCGACAGCGGAGACTTTTGAAACATTGCGGGATACTTCCAGGGTGCGGATAGCTTCCGTGACCTCTTTCCCATTCACATATACGCGGTTGACCCCATCCTTATAGGCAAAGGAAAGATCCATGGTTTCTGCTTCCCGCGTTACCACATCTTCTGAAAACGGTGCGCCGCTTTGCAGGAAGCACAGTGTGACTGCCCGATACATAGCGCCCGTATCGATATAGGCATAACCCAGCTTGGCAGCAACCTTTTTGGCAATTGTACTTTTCCCCGCACCGGCAGGGCCGTCAATCGCGATAATGATTTGTTTCAATTATAATTCCTCTTTTCTGAAAGCGGCTGCATTTTTTCCAGACACAAAACCGGATGAGAAAGCAGCCTGTAAATTATATCCTCCCGTAAACCCATCCACATCCATTACTTCACCGGCAAAGAACAAATTCGGTACGAGTTTGGATGCAAATGTCGACGGGGAAATTTCTTTAAGGTTGACTCCTCCTGCAGTTACAATGGCTTCCGCGAGAGGACGCGTTCCCGTAAGAGGCAGGGTGAATTTTTTGAGGGTTGCGGCAAGACGCAGCCGTTCCTTTTTGGTCAGCTGATTAACCGGCTGGTCCGGCTTCAGACAAGCCGCGTCGATGATCACCGGTATCAGCGACTGAGGCAGCAGATCATGCATCCCTGCCTTGAGCTGTTTCCGGCTGTATTTCTGAAAATCACGCTGCAGCCGGACATCGAGCTGTTCCGGAGTCAGCGCCGGCTTAAGGTCAATGGCAAGATCCAGCAGGCCGTCAGGATGCTTCTTCCAGTAGAGCGCCGCTGTACGGCTCAGTTTCAGGATCACCGGACCCGAAACGCCGAAATGGGTAAAAAGCATCTCACCGAACTCCTCGGCCAGTACCTTGTCACCGGCAAGGAGGGAAACAGATACATTGCGCAGGGAAAGACCCTGCAGAACCTTCGGATCATCCATCTCACATTCGAGCGGTGCCAGCGCCGGTGAAGGCGTCACAATCGTATGCCCTACGGATTTGGCAAGCGTATATCCATCGCCGGTAGAACCGGTACGCGGATATGAAGCACCGCCGGTCGTGATGATGAAGGCATCTCCGGGATAGCGGTTTCCTTCCGTATCGACGACGGCCGTAATGAGTCCGTCTTTGGTATCAAAATGAGAAGCGCGGCAGTTCGTCAAGAGCCGTCCGTGGGCCTCTGTTAAAATCTTTTCGAGCGTCTTTACAACGTCTGGTGCTTTATCGCTGACGGGGAAAACTCTTCCGCCCCGTTCCACTTTTGTGGGAAGACCATTGTCTTCGAGGAGGCGAATGATATCCTGATTGGAGAACTGGGAAAAAGCGCCATAAAGAAATTTACCATTGC
Proteins encoded in this window:
- a CDS encoding NAD(P)/FAD-dependent oxidoreductase, whose translation is MSKVVVIGCGAAGFLAAITAARMGAEVTVLERMNQPGRKLMITGKGRCNITNSCSMDEMIAHIPGNGKFLYGAFSQFSNQDIIRLLEDNGLPTKVERGGRVFPVSDKAPDVVKTLEKILTEAHGRLLTNCRASHFDTKDGLITAVVDTEGNRYPGDAFIITTGGASYPRTGSTGDGYTLAKSVGHTIVTPSPALAPLECEMDDPKVLQGLSLRNVSVSLLAGDKVLAEEFGEMLFTHFGVSGPVILKLSRTAALYWKKHPDGLLDLAIDLKPALTPEQLDVRLQRDFQKYSRKQLKAGMHDLLPQSLIPVIIDAACLKPDQPVNQLTKKERLRLAATLKKFTLPLTGTRPLAEAIVTAGGVNLKEISPSTFASKLVPNLFFAGEVMDVDGFTGGYNLQAAFSSGFVSGKNAAAFRKEEL